The genomic window CGCCTGATTTTGCCGCTGCCCATCTGTCCATCCGCAATGATTTCGATTACGTAGCGAACACGCTGCGCGCCGACGGAATCAACGGGGCACAGGCGGTCGCTCTGGCCCTGGGCCCCGGAGCGGACCGGTCCGTGCTGCGCGACGTTGCCATTATCGGCCATCAGGACAGCTTCTATCTGCGGTCGGGTCGCGCCCTGGTGGAAGACAGCCTGATCGCCGGCAGCGTGGATTTCATCTTCGGCGGGGCCGCAGCACTGATCCGCAACTGCGAAATCCGCTCCCGCCTTCGCCCCGGCGACGGGGTACAGGGCTTCGTGGCCGCCCCCAGCACACATCAGGGACAACCGGTGGGCTTTGTCTTCCGGCAATGCCGCCTGACGCGGGAGGACGCTCTGCCTGACGGTTCAGTGTATCTGGGCCGTCCCTGGCGGGCGGGCGGCAACATGGAACTGCTGGGGGCCAGCGCCTTCATCGATTGCTGGATGGACGCACATATCCATCCCGATGGCTGGACCTCTATGGGGTACACGCGCGA from Niveispirillum cyanobacteriorum includes these protein-coding regions:
- a CDS encoding pectinesterase family protein — protein: MTRRLFLAGGALSASLPLPALAADTPHVHVAKNGRNGAFRSIADALAAAPDDPAKPWHIAIGPGVWEEKLRITRPHVTLTGAGRHRTILTYSMAAGMKRPDKGNWGTYGSSAVTVEAPDFAAAHLSIRNDFDYVANTLRADGINGAQAVALALGPGADRSVLRDVAIIGHQDSFYLRSGRALVEDSLIAGSVDFIFGGAAALIRNCEIRSRLRPGDGVQGFVAAPSTHQGQPVGFVFRQCRLTREDALPDGSVYLGRPWRAGGNMELLGASAFIDCWMDAHIHPDGWTSMGYTRDGTRTELTPGEARLFEYGSQGPGSGSASRSRRLLSTGDLVTFDRSNMWGDWQPA